CCGGGAAGCCCTTGGAGATGTCATTAACCCGGAGACCGGTCAGGAAATCGGCTTTTTTGAGAAATCAGGGCGGCTCACAAGCGCGCTGACCAAGCGGATGAACCCTACGAGACGCCTTGTTTTTGGGGCAAGTATTGCAGGCTTTGCGAGCACCTTTGTTTTTTCCGGCCTGTTTTTCACCGTGCTGCTCCCCCTTTCCTTTACCGCAATGGCTACACTGCTGCTGCTTGAACTGCTTGAAAAGTTTGATGTGAAGGAAGAAATAGACCTCGCTAAAGATATTCAGATCAGCCTGCTCCCATCTCCGGCGCTCACTATAAATGGGCTTAAAATAAACTCTTTCGCCAACACGGCAAGCGATGTCGGCGGGGATTATGTTGATGTGATTGAAACAGAAGCCGGGGTTTACTACATCATAGCGGATGTTTCAGGAAAGGGACTTTCGGCCTCACTCTATATGGTGCGCTTTCAGGCACTTGTGCACCTGCTGATTCGCAAACTGAACCCAAGTCCTAAACAGCTTTTTCTGGAGCTGAATGACTACATCAAATCTTATCGCACGGATAAAACTTTCATCACGGCCTGCGCTGCTTTTTTCCCAAAGGATAAAAACACCTTTACTTACGTTCGGGCCGGTCATAATCCGCCGGTTCTGTATCATGGTGATACCGACAGTACCGAGCTGCTACAAACCCCGGGCTTTGCACTCGGCATGACGCGCACGAACCGGCTCGAAAACTTTCTGCAGGAAAGTGAAATTGAGCTTAAGCCCGAAGATTCGGTGCTGTTTTATACCGATGGCGTTAATGAAGCCCGGAACCTGAGCGGGGAAGAGTTTGGCCTGGAACGGCTTCGCGCCCTCATGGATATTTACGGATCACTTGAGCCTTCA
This genomic stretch from Cyclonatronum proteinivorum harbors:
- a CDS encoding PP2C family protein-serine/threonine phosphatase, with the protein product MQHADCIESTPNNSVISACDFMSLPNESKSALSQTKSLYRTYTTGMSRAQFERDFQTDSKRLKALYREALGDVINPETGQEIGFFEKSGRLTSALTKRMNPTRRLVFGASIAGFASTFVFSGLFFTVLLPLSFTAMATLLLLELLEKFDVKEEIDLAKDIQISLLPSPALTINGLKINSFANTASDVGGDYVDVIETEAGVYYIIADVSGKGLSASLYMVRFQALVHLLIRKLNPSPKQLFLELNDYIKSYRTDKTFITACAAFFPKDKNTFTYVRAGHNPPVLYHGDTDSTELLQTPGFALGMTRTNRLENFLQESEIELKPEDSVLFYTDGVNEARNLSGEEFGLERLRALMDIYGSLEPSTIVGKIQSSVENFIGDMPTVDDITYSCIKRNPVKKSTAPQEAEIVE